The uncultured Mailhella sp. genome segment CCTGGAAACGCTCGGCACGAACTTCAACGTGACCATGTTCCACTACCGCAACCACGGCGCGGAATACGGCCGCGTGGCCTGCGGCTTCGAGGTCGCGCCCGAACAGTGCGACGAGTTCTACGCCAATCTCGACAAGCTCGGCTTCGCCTGGTGGGACGAAACCGACAACGAAGCGTGCAAGAAGTTCCTCTCGCCGCTTGACTAACCCCTTCCGGCGGCCCGCGCTCCCCGGACGATCTCCGCGTCCGTCGCCTGCGCGGGCCGCCTTTTTTACCCGGCATGACGAGCGGCACGAGGAAGGCTTCCCCGCGGCGTGGCGGCCTCCCGCCCGCGCGGCGCGCTTCACGTTTCTTCCACCGCCTTCAAGCTTCCTCTTCCCGTCTCCGCTCTCTTCTCTCCCCCGCCTATTTTCCCCCGCCTCTCCTTCCCGCTTCACGACTGAGCCCCCATCTTCCGAGCATCCTCGTCTTCCAAGGCTGCCCTGCAACGCCTTTTCTCATCCGCCGCGCCGGACGCTCCGCGGCGTTCCCGCCCGCCGGACGCCATCGAAAATTCAAAATTCCCTGCGCCGCGGTTCACGGTTCCGCCTTGTTTTTTTCCTTTTTGACATCTTCCGCGATATGGGTATAAGCTGGAACATAATTGGTCTAAAAGACCGGTCGCCTATTTCTCAAGGAGGGAATGAAAGGTGAAACGTTTTCTCGCAGCCATGTGTCTGGGACTGATGGCCTTCGCCACACAGGCTTCCGCCGCGGAGCCTGCCAAAATTCACATCGGCATCTGCACGGGCACGGTTTCCCAGTCGGAAGACGACCTGCGCGGAGCCGAAGCACTCATTAAAAAGTATGGAGACGTCGCCAACGGCGGCATGATCAAGCACATCACCTACCCCGACAACTTCATGACTGAAATGGAAACCACCATTTCGCAGATCGTTTCCTTTGCCGACGATCCCGACATGAAGGCCGTCATCGTCAATCAGGGCATTCCCGGCACCACCGCCGCCTTCCAGCGCATCCGCGAAAAGCGTCCCGACATCATGCTCCTCGTGGGCGAGGCCCATGAAGATCCGAACGTCATCGAAAGCGCCGCCGACCTCGCCATCAACGCCGACAACATTTCCCGCGGCTATCTCATCATCGCCGCCGCCAAGAAGCTCGGCGTAACCGATTTCGTCCACATTTCCTTCCCCCGTCACATGAGCTACGAGCTGCTCTCCCGCCGCCGCAACATCATGGAAGTCGCCTGCAAGGACCTCGGCGTGAACTTCCACTTCATGAGCGCTCCCGATCCCACCTCCGACGTCGGCGTGGCCGGCGCCCAGCAGTACATTCTCGAACAGGTTCCCCAGTGGCTCGACAAGCTCGGCCCCAAGACCGCCTTCTTCTGCACCAACGACGCCCACACCGAGCCTCTGCTCAAGCGCCTCACCGAAGACAAGGGCGGCTACTTCATCGAAGCCGACCTGCCCTCTCCCCTCATGGGCTATCCCGGCGCGCTCGGCATTGATCTTGCCGACGTGTCCGGCAACTTCCCCGCCATCCTGAAGCGCGTGGAAGACACCGTCATCGCCAAGGGCGCCGCCGGCCGCATGGGCACCTGGACCTACTCCTACGGCTTCACCAACTCCCTCGGTCTCGGCGAACTCGCCATCAAGTACGCCAAGGAAGGCGTGACCGGCGGCCGCAGCTTCCGCCGTCACTTCAAGAAGGAAGACGTGTTTGAAGCCTACAACGCCGCCACCCCCGGCTCCACCTGGAGCGGCGGCTACTACATGGACGTGGCCACCGGCAAGGAAAAGAAGAACCATGTGCTGGTCTTTGAAGACCTGTACATCTTCGGCAAGGGCTACATGCACATGACCGAAGTGCCCGTGCCCGACAAGTACAAGAAGATCAAGTAACGCTTCGCAGGGGAAGGCTTCGGCCTTCCCTTTTTGTATCGTTCGTTCCACTGCTTTTGCGCTCGAATTGCGCTCGTGTAAAACGTAACTCATTCAATGCGTTACAAGATTTCATCATGCCTTCCGCCCGGGCAGGGGAAAGGCTTTTGCCGTTTTTATTTTTTTGTGCTAAGCTCTTCTCTGCGTTTTTTCTGAAACGCGCCATCCATCACGTCTCCCCCATCTTTCTCCTTTTTCCCGATCCACAACGTCGGCGGGAGACACATCCTTAGCAAAAGAGGTCCTATGGGCGCAGAAGAACCATTGCTCCGCGTAGAAGGCGTCGGCAAGGCGTACTTTTCCAACCGGGTGCTCAAAAACGTCAACTTCACCCTCGGCAAAGGACGCATCCTCGGCCTTGTCGGAGAAAACGGGGCGGGCAAGTCCACCCTGATGAACATCCTTTTCGGCATGCGCGTCATTCAGGAAACCGGCGGCTATGAAGGAAAAATTCTGATAGACGGAAAGGAAGTGAACTTCCGCAGTCCCATGGACGCGCTCAATGCCGGCATCGGCATGGTGCATCAGGAATTCTCCCTCATTCCCGGGTTCACCGTGGCGGAAAACATCGTGCTCAACCGCGAAACGCTGGTGTACAATCCGCTGGTGGAAGCCTTCGGCGACCGTCTCACCACCCTCGACCGCGCGTCCATGACGCGCCGCGCTGACGACGCCATCGCCAGACTCAACATCGAGCTCGACAGCTCCACCCCCATTTCCGAACTGCCCGTGGGCTACAAACAGTTCACGGAAATCGCCCGCGAGATCGACAAAAAGGGCACCCGCCTGCTCGTGCTCGACGAACCCACCGCCGTGCTCACCGAAAGCGAAGCCGACATTCTGCTCGACTCCATGCGCCGTCTGGCCGCGCAGGGCATTTCCATCATCTTCATCTCACACCGCCTCCAGGAAGTCATGAGCGTGTGCGACGACATCGTCATTCTGCGCGACGGCGAGGTGGTGCTCCAGACCACGCCCGCCGAAACCAGCGTGCGTCAGATAGCAAGCGCCATGGTGGGACGCAAAATCGACCGCTCCGAAGGCGTCGAGGAAGCGCGGGAGCTCTCCGGCAAGGTCGTCATGGACATTGAACACCTCTGGGTGGACATGCCCGGCGAAACCGTGCGCGACGTGAACCTCACCGTGTTTGAGGGCGAAATTCTCGGCATCGGCGGCATGGCCGGTCAGGGCAAGCTCGGCATCGCCAACGGCATCATGGGCCTGCATCCCGCAGGAGGAAAGGTCACCTTTCACGGCAAAAACGTGGAGCTCAACAATCCCGTCTCGCCGCTTTCCATGGGCATTTCCGCCGTGTCCGAAGATCGGCGCGGCGTCGGCCTTCTGCTTGAGGAATCCATTGCCTGGAACATCATCTTCACCTCGCTCCAGACGCAGAAACGCTTTCTCAAGAACTTCGGCCCGCTGAAGATTCGCGACGAACAGGCCATTGCCGAATGCGCCCGCAAATACATCCGCGATCTGGAAATCAAATGCACCGGCGAAAAGCAGCTCGTGCAGGAACTTTCCGGCGGCAATCAGCAGAAGGTGTGCCTCGCCAAGGCCTTTGAAATCAGACCAAAGCTGCTCTTCGTGGCCGAGCCCACCCGCGGCATCGACGTGGGCGCGAAAAAAGTGGTGCTCGACACCCTGAAACGCTACAACCGCGAACACGGCATGACCGTGGTGGTCGTTTCCTCCGAACTTGAGGAACTGCGTTCCGTCTGCGACCGCATCGCCATCATCGACAAGGGAGCCGTGGCGGGCATTCTGCCTGCGAGCACGCCTTCCGAAGCCTTCGGCTATCTGCTCATGGGCGCAGGCTCCGCCGAGGCCGAAAAGGCCGCCACAGACAATTCCAACGGTACGGAGGCGGCAAGCGCATGAACCGCATCAAGAAATTCATCGAAGAAGCCGGATGGCCCCGCATTCTCATTGCGGTGTTTCTGGCAATCCTGTTTCTGGTGGCTCCCTTCGTGGGCGTGCCCGTGGACGCCGCCCTCAGCGACACGCTCGTGCGCTTCGGCATGAACGGCGTGCTCGTGCTCGCCATGGTGCCCATGGTGCAGTCCGGCTGCGGACTCAACTTCGGCCTGCCGCTCGGCATCATCGCCGGGCTGCTCGGCGCGGTCACCAGCGTGGAACTCGAAGCCAGAGGCATTCCCGGCGTGTTCGCGGCCATGGCCATCGCCACGCCCATCGCCGTGATTCTCGGCTGGGGATACGGACTGCTGCTCAACAAGGTCAAGGGCGAAGAAATGATGATCGCCACCTACGTGGGCTTCTCCTCCGTGGCGTTCATGTGCATCATGTGGCTCGTGCTGCCCTATTCCAGCTCGAACATGGTGTGGGGCTACGCGGGCGTGGGCCTGCGCACCACCGTGTCGGTGGAAGAGTTCTGGCAGCGCGCCATCAGCGACATCGCCGCCTTCAACATCGGCGAATCCTTCTACTTCCCCACCGGCATGTTCCTGTTCTTCCTGCTGCTGTGCGGCCTCATGTGGATCTTCATGCGCACCCGCACCGGCACGGCCATGACCACCGTGGGCTCCAACCCCGACTACGCCCGCGCAAGCGGCGTGAACATCAACCGCATGCGCACCCTTTCGGTCATTCTCTCCACCTGGCTCGGCGCGCTCGGCATCATCGTCTATGAGCAGAGCTTCGGCTTCATTCAGCTCTACATGGGCCCGTTCATGATGGCCTTCCCGGCCGTGGCCGCCCTGCTCATCGGAGGCGCTTCCGTGAAAAAGGCCTCCATCATCAACGTTATCGTGGGCACGTTCCTCTTCCAGGGCATACTGACCATGACTCCTTCGGTCATCAACAGCATGCTGCAGACCGACATGTCCGAAGTCATCCGCATCATCGTGTCCAACGGCATGATTCTCTACGCCCTGACCCGTGTGACAAAGGTAAGATCATGAAAAGCTCGTCCGGCGGCAATGCCGTCACACTCTTCTGCATGCGCAACGCCGTGCCCATCGTCTTTCTGCTGGTGAGCGCCATCGGCATCTACTATTCCCAGTTCACGGCCGAGTACCTGATTCAGGAAATGCTCACCAGACTCGCCAGAAACTCCTTCCTCGTGCTCTCGCTGCTCATTCCCATCATGGCGGGCATGGGCCTCAACTTCGGC includes the following:
- a CDS encoding DUF3798 domain-containing protein, yielding MKRFLAAMCLGLMAFATQASAAEPAKIHIGICTGTVSQSEDDLRGAEALIKKYGDVANGGMIKHITYPDNFMTEMETTISQIVSFADDPDMKAVIVNQGIPGTTAAFQRIREKRPDIMLLVGEAHEDPNVIESAADLAINADNISRGYLIIAAAKKLGVTDFVHISFPRHMSYELLSRRRNIMEVACKDLGVNFHFMSAPDPTSDVGVAGAQQYILEQVPQWLDKLGPKTAFFCTNDAHTEPLLKRLTEDKGGYFIEADLPSPLMGYPGALGIDLADVSGNFPAILKRVEDTVIAKGAAGRMGTWTYSYGFTNSLGLGELAIKYAKEGVTGGRSFRRHFKKEDVFEAYNAATPGSTWSGGYYMDVATGKEKKNHVLVFEDLYIFGKGYMHMTEVPVPDKYKKIK
- a CDS encoding sugar ABC transporter ATP-binding protein; the encoded protein is MGAEEPLLRVEGVGKAYFSNRVLKNVNFTLGKGRILGLVGENGAGKSTLMNILFGMRVIQETGGYEGKILIDGKEVNFRSPMDALNAGIGMVHQEFSLIPGFTVAENIVLNRETLVYNPLVEAFGDRLTTLDRASMTRRADDAIARLNIELDSSTPISELPVGYKQFTEIAREIDKKGTRLLVLDEPTAVLTESEADILLDSMRRLAAQGISIIFISHRLQEVMSVCDDIVILRDGEVVLQTTPAETSVRQIASAMVGRKIDRSEGVEEARELSGKVVMDIEHLWVDMPGETVRDVNLTVFEGEILGIGGMAGQGKLGIANGIMGLHPAGGKVTFHGKNVELNNPVSPLSMGISAVSEDRRGVGLLLEESIAWNIIFTSLQTQKRFLKNFGPLKIRDEQAIAECARKYIRDLEIKCTGEKQLVQELSGGNQQKVCLAKAFEIRPKLLFVAEPTRGIDVGAKKVVLDTLKRYNREHGMTVVVVSSELEELRSVCDRIAIIDKGAVAGILPASTPSEAFGYLLMGAGSAEAEKAATDNSNGTEAASA
- a CDS encoding ABC transporter permease subunit, whose amino-acid sequence is MNRIKKFIEEAGWPRILIAVFLAILFLVAPFVGVPVDAALSDTLVRFGMNGVLVLAMVPMVQSGCGLNFGLPLGIIAGLLGAVTSVELEARGIPGVFAAMAIATPIAVILGWGYGLLLNKVKGEEMMIATYVGFSSVAFMCIMWLVLPYSSSNMVWGYAGVGLRTTVSVEEFWQRAISDIAAFNIGESFYFPTGMFLFFLLLCGLMWIFMRTRTGTAMTTVGSNPDYARASGVNINRMRTLSVILSTWLGALGIIVYEQSFGFIQLYMGPFMMAFPAVAALLIGGASVKKASIINVIVGTFLFQGILTMTPSVINSMLQTDMSEVIRIIVSNGMILYALTRVTKVRS